Genomic segment of Drosophila simulans strain w501 chromosome 2R, Prin_Dsim_3.1, whole genome shotgun sequence:
GTCCGGTAATTTTTCGACCGATCAGCACCTTCATCACTTTGCCCATCACCTCGTACACCGGCCCGGAGATCTCCTTCTCCAGCTTGCCCTCGTACTTGTCGCGCAACTCGGCCTCCGAAAAGGGCAGCTCAATGGTGGTCTCCTCATCGGGAGCAAAGAGCAGGACCAGGTAGTGGTAACGCGTTTGTCCCTGCTTGATGGGCGGATCCAAGGAGAGCACAAAGAACATCTGTCGACTGTCTTTGTGGGGCAGCATGAAGAGTCGCAGCACCGAGTCCATGGGAATCTTGTAGTCGAACGTCTTGCCGTGCAACTGGAAGAAGGTCGAGAAGATCTTGATGTCGTAGCGACCGCGAGGCGTAAGGATCTGGATCTCTCTGAAAATGGCGATGGACTCGCCCGACGCCGAGATGACCGAGGCCTTGCTCATAACGTTCTGGTGGAACTTGTCCACCGGATCCTCCTCGGCCGACTCCACGGCGGGTATGTGGAACCGCATCTCCAGCAGACCCACGGGCGCATCGTCGTTCTGGTGGAACTCCAGGGTGACCTCGTTCTTGCCAGTCACGCACTGCGAAACGTGCGACAGCGGCACCTCGAAGATGGTCTTCGACTCCTTGTCGAAGCTCAGGACGGAGCCCATGAATCGGGCGGTGCCCCAGTTCCAGCCCTTGACGCACATCTCCTTCTCGACCATCTCCTGCGAGTAGGCAGTCTTGATAAACTTGCCCAGCTTTTCGTGCTCGCTGTCGCGGAATCCCGTGAAGCGGTGGAGCACCCCGCCTTTGGTGAACACCCTCAGTCCCCAGGTGCCCACGAACTTCTGCGAGTTGATCAGGTCTATGTCCTCTGCCGAGATCTGCTCCACCTTGCCGGTCTTGGTGTTCTTGAAGATGATGTTCTGCTCGGTCATCTTCAGGCGTCCGGAACACTTTTTGCGCGAAGGGGAATGGAAAACCTCGGTCAGGCGAAATGTGCCAAAATACGCCGGTTTTTTGCAACTCACCAAGACTCCGCGCACTTCGGCGTTTATGTCGTTGTACTCCAGCGAGTCCGTCATCCTAcgcttctgctgctccagTAACTAACTAATAGATCAACTATATATTACGCCGCCTTGCGAAATTGTCagcaatttgcaataattCCGGCagacaaaaaaacaacactgcGCGCCTAATTTTAGGTTAGACGCCAGTCAGCTATATTAGAGTGACCGTACGTGAGTCTAGTATATTTGAGAGCACTTTTCTTAAATTGCAGATCAATTTCAATATAAACTCTTAATATTCCAATGCTGTTTTTTTGCAATATATGATTAATATATgtctttaataaattttaaaattatattgggCAAGCCAGATTTAAATACCATAACAATTCATTCGATCTCTTACAATACCAAATTAACAGTCCGAATATAAACGGTCACTCAATTCACTTGTTTACAAAATAGACGCATATTTTCAGAGAAATATAGTttatcttaaaaatttgaaaatccaCTGAGTGTGGAGCCTTAAAATAATGCAACGCGTTAAAATTTCCTTCGGGAAAATCAAACTGAATGTAATGCCGGAGCCAAAATCCAACGAAACCGTGGGGGAAGATGCACAAGAGTCCACTGAAGCCGACGGAAATGGCGGAGGATTCAAGAAAATGGACAAGCAGCAGATGATTCGGCAGATCGAGGACGTGGCCGAGGATCCGGAGAGCCAGCACCTCAAGGAAGTGATGGGCATCAGTGGCTTCGGTCGGAAGGCGGCCAAGGTGTTCGACATCAACGAACAGATAGAAAAGGCGAGAGTTACCCGACCGGGAATGGACAAAAAGAGGGAGGAGTCCAAGCCGAAGGAGGATGACAAGAAAGACGAGCAAGAGGAGGACGTAATAGGTCCCCTACCACCAGCTGTGAGCACAGACAAGGAGAAAAGCACGAAGGAGTCGTCCAAAGACGAAGACtccgatgacgatgatgattcTTCCGATGAAGATTCAGATGACGAACAAAGCCTTGCTAAGCGCATACCCTACACCCACGAGGTGCAGATGCAGCACGGTTCCCGCGCTGTCCTTGCCCTGGCTGGCGATCCCTCGGGTGCCCGCTTGGTCTCTGGTTCCATAGACTACGACATGTGCTTCTGGGACTTCGCCGGCATGGACTCGGGCATGCGCAGCTTCCGGCAGCTGCAGCCGTGCGAGAACCATCCTATACGTTCTCTCCAGTACTCCGTAACCGGCGACATGATCCTGGTCATCTCCGGAAATGCCCAGGCCAAGGTCCTCGACCGCGATGGATTCGAGAAACTGGAGTGCTGCAAGGGCGACCAGTATATCTCGGACATGTCGCGCACCAAGGGTCACGTGGCACAGCTGACCTCCGGCTGCTGGCATCCATTTAACAGGGAGCAGTTCCTGACCGCAGCTCTCGACGGCACTCTGCGCATCTGGCAGGGATTGAAGTCCAAGGAGCAGTTGCAGGTGATCAAGACAAGGGCGCAGGGAGGCCTCCGCACCAACGCAGCATCATGCAACTTCAACAGGGACGCCACACTCATAGCAGCGGGCTGCGTGGATGGTTCCATTCAGACGTGGGACACGCGCAAGATGTTTGTGAACACCACGCACTGCGTCAGGGATGCGCATCAGAAGGGTTCGGAGATCACCTCTATTGTGTTCTCGTACATGGGTCAGCAGTTGGCTACCCGCAGCAACGACGAGACCATGAAGCTTTGGGATCTGCGGCAGTTCAAACAGCCGCTGCATACCTGGACGAACCTGTTCTCCCGCTACGACACAACAGATTGCTGCTTTAGTCCAGATGATCGTCTGCTAGTCACCGGAGAATCGCTTCCGAAGGGCCAGGCCGAAGCGAACCTGTACTTCTACAGCACTAAGAGTTACGAGGAAGTGCAGCGGATTCCCGTGTCCAACGCGCACGTGGTAAAAACACTGTGGCACCCGAAGCTCAACCAACTCTTCGTGAGCTGTGGCAATGGAACCATTAAGTGCTATTACGATGAGCACCGCAGCATCCGGGGCGCCAAGCTGTGCGTAGTGAAGACGCATCGCAAGAGGCAGCCCATGGAGATGGTGGGAGTCTCCCAGATCATTACGCCGCACGCCCTGCCCTTGTTCAGACAGGAGAAGTCGCGCACCTCACGCAAGCGGATGGAGAAGGCCCGTATGGATCCCGT
This window contains:
- the LOC6735938 gene encoding gastrulation defective protein 1 homolog: MQRVKISFGKIKLNVMPEPKSNETVGEDAQESTEADGNGGGFKKMDKQQMIRQIEDVAEDPESQHLKEVMGISGFGRKAAKVFDINEQIEKARVTRPGMDKKREESKPKEDDKKDEQEEDVIGPLPPAVSTDKEKSTKESSKDEDSDDDDDSSDEDSDDEQSLAKRIPYTHEVQMQHGSRAVLALAGDPSGARLVSGSIDYDMCFWDFAGMDSGMRSFRQLQPCENHPIRSLQYSVTGDMILVISGNAQAKVLDRDGFEKLECCKGDQYISDMSRTKGHVAQLTSGCWHPFNREQFLTAALDGTLRIWQGLKSKEQLQVIKTRAQGGLRTNAASCNFNRDATLIAAGCVDGSIQTWDTRKMFVNTTHCVRDAHQKGSEITSIVFSYMGQQLATRSNDETMKLWDLRQFKQPLHTWTNLFSRYDTTDCCFSPDDRLLVTGESLPKGQAEANLYFYSTKSYEEVQRIPVSNAHVVKTLWHPKLNQLFVSCGNGTIKCYYDEHRSIRGAKLCVVKTHRKRQPMEMVGVSQIITPHALPLFRQEKSRTSRKRMEKARMDPVKSQRPDLPITSGQGGRVASSGGTLSSYVIRNLGLSKRVDDDQDPREAILKYAKDAAENPYWIAPAYKQTQPKAIFSEKLPADEPATKKPKTEADK